AGAATACTGAGCAAGACTTACAGGAAGTCCATCTTCTTGAAGTGATACATAATACCATCCCATATCATCTTCAGCTGAAGCTGAAACACCGCGTGTATAAACTTTAGTAAAAACTTCACCAGCAGAAGCATCAACAAAGGTTCCGGGAATACTTTGAAGTAAATTGGCTGTACCTTGTGGATAAACCTGTTGGATCATTTCAGCGTTAAGAACACTCATTGAAGTGCTTGATTCTAACTGCACTTTAGGTTCAAAAGTTCCCGTAATAACAACATTTTGTAAATTGAGTAAATCCTCTTCCAAGACAAAATTTTGTAAGATTTCTTTTTCAGATACATAGATACTATCATGTATGGTTTTATAGCCAATATATGATAGTGTTAAGCTATAGTTACCTGTTGGAATATTTTGAAATTTGAATTGTCCCTCAGCATTTGTAGTAGTACCAGAATAAGTGGGATTCAATACAACATTAACACCTTCTAAAAGGTTACCATTAGTATCTTGTACTTCACCATGAATGGTTGATTGAGCAATTATAGAACTATTAAATATGCCAAATAATAGCAGTGCTAAGAATAGTTGTTTATTTCGGAAACTGTTCGTTTCAAAGAATGCAAATAATTCCAATTAAGTAGGTTGTTTATAGTTTACTCGTTTAAAGTAAGCCGTTGAATAGTAATAATAGTATCACAGTTTTCCACATAAATAGAAGCCTCTTTTTCTTTGACATAGCCATCAATCCAATAATAACGACATGGTTCTTGTCGGACTTTGCTTTTAGAAAAATCAATATCTCCATTGAGTAACATTTGAACAATGACGGTAGAATCAATATTTTTATCGGTCATGAGTTGAATTACATCTTTATCATAAACCCTGTGTTTACTTCGTAGAATTTCTAACATTCTTGCATTAGGTAGGTAATTACAAGAAGCTTCTTTTCCGTTTAAAATGATTAACAATAAAATTATTCCTATTGTAAATCCAAATCCAAAAAAGATAAATCGGCGTTTTATTTCCATTAATAGTTTAAAATTAAAAAACAAGTAAATTAATGTCGTTATAAGGTAAGCTAAACCAATCGGCTACCGCTCTGTTTGTTAAAATACCATGATAAAAGTACATACCTCTTTGTAAACTTTTATCAAAACGTGCGGCATTTTCAATTCCACCTTCTTCTCCAATTTCTAAAAGATAAGGTGTAAATATATTACTAATGGACAAGGATGCAGTTCTTGAATAACGCGAAGGAATATTAGGCACGGCATAATGAATTACGCCATGCTTGACAAATGTAGGATTGTCATGTGTGGTTACCTCAGAAGTTTCAAAACAACCACCACTATCAATACTCACATCTACAATTATAGCTCCATCTTTCATTATTTGAACCATTTCGTCACTCACTAATATGGGGGTTCTTGTTCTACCTCTTACTGCACCAATAGCCACATCGCAACGCATTAAAGCTTTTTGTAATGTTTTCGGTTGTATTGTTGATGTATATATAGGAGTCCCTAAATTATGCTGTAATCTTCTTAATTTGGTAACTGAATTATCAAACACCTTAACTTGAGCTCCAAGACCAATTGCAGAACGTGCGGCAAATTCACCAACAGTTCCAGCACCAAGAATAACAACATCAGGTGGAGCAACACCTCCAATATTACCTAATAATAGTCCATTACCAACACTACTGTTATTCATTAATTCAGCAGCAATTAGAATAGAAGAAATTCCCGCAATTTCACTTAGTGATTTTACCACAGGAAAAATTCCATGTTCATCAGATATAAAATCAAATGCTATGGCAGTAATTCGCTTTTTAGCTAAGGCTTCAAAGTATTTTTTGTTTTGTGTTTTTAATTGTAATGCAGAAAATAATACACTTTGTGGATTTATATATTCAATTTCTTTAAGTGATGGTGGCTCCACTTTTAAAATTAAATTACATCCAAATACTTCCTCTGCATCGTATGATA
The nucleotide sequence above comes from Aureibaculum algae. Encoded proteins:
- a CDS encoding alanine dehydrogenase — translated: MSKQYSPFSKEQLMPKPEMLEIRKQKGELFIGIPKETHLQEKRICLTPDAVAALTNQGHRIIIESTAGDGANYTDSEYSEAGAQISYDAEEVFGCNLILKVEPPSLKEIEYINPQSVLFSALQLKTQNKKYFEALAKKRITAIAFDFISDEHGIFPVVKSLSEIAGISSILIAAELMNNSSVGNGLLLGNIGGVAPPDVVILGAGTVGEFAARSAIGLGAQVKVFDNSVTKLRRLQHNLGTPIYTSTIQPKTLQKALMRCDVAIGAVRGRTRTPILVSDEMVQIMKDGAIIVDVSIDSGGCFETSEVTTHDNPTFVKHGVIHYAVPNIPSRYSRTASLSISNIFTPYLLEIGEEGGIENAARFDKSLQRGMYFYHGILTNRAVADWFSLPYNDINLLVF